Proteins from a genomic interval of Rosa chinensis cultivar Old Blush chromosome 2, RchiOBHm-V2, whole genome shotgun sequence:
- the LOC112186993 gene encoding pentatricopeptide repeat-containing protein At2g36980, mitochondrial yields the protein MGIFYYNRMTCAQTLIKTTSKIAAFARLGHTNHARKLFDEMPHRDSIAWNAMLTAYTQLGFHHQALSLLRSMRISNTRPDHFTFTATLSACAGACNLRCGAKLHCVLIVLGYQSYLPVNNALIDMYGKCLEPCSATRVFEEMELRNEVTWCSLLFAYTNSGLFDAARQVFCVMPRRVERAWNVMIVGYARNGEVEMCLGLLKEMKESLCRPDQWTFSALMNACAEALELRCGCMLHAFIIKSGWSSSAEVKNSVLSFYAELGCLGNAVKVFESGGTLTQVSWNAMIDIYMKLGNTHEALRVFQLSPEQNIVSWTSMISGYARNGRGEEAAMFFVDMLRTGLEPDDFSFAAVLHACSNLALLGCGEMFHGCIIHYGFHAYAFIGNGLVNMYAKCGDLKGSIRAFCDILHKDLVSWNTMLFAFGLHGKAIETLQFFEQMVVNGVKPDNVTFIGLLMACSHSGLIGESRALFETMQTIYGLSPDKYHVACMVDMLGRGGYLAEAKELADKYCSVYNAKISSCEALLGACSAHGELGFGKYLGETLKITEPHNETSYVLLSNLYCASGQWKEAEMVRKRMADQGVKKMPGCSWIEVRNKVMAFVAGKNSDPFMDDMYNILQYIDFEIRNPYIVDINC from the coding sequence TGGGCATATTCTACTACAATAGAATGACATGCGCTCAGACATTGATCAAAACGACGTCGAAGATAGCAGCCTTTGCAAGGTTGGGTCACACCAACCATGCCCGAAAACTGTTCGACGAAATGCCTCACCGAGACTCCATTGCCTGGAACGCAATGCTCACCGCCTATACCCAACTGGGCTTCCACcaccaagctctctctcttctccgcaGCATGAGAATCTCCAACACCCGGCCCGATCACTTCACCTTCACTGCTACATTAAGCGCCTGTGCCGGCGCATGTAACCTTCGATGTGGAGCCAAATTACATTGTGTACTCATTGTTTTGGGCTACCAGTCTTACTTGCCAGTCAACAATGCGCTTATTGATATGTATGGCAAGTGCTTGGAGCCTTGCAGTGCTACTAGAGTGTTTGAAGAGATGGAACTTAGGAATGAAGTAACTTGGTGTTCTTTGTTATTTGCATACACAAACTCCGGACTGTTTGACGCCGCGCGTCAAGTGTTTTGTGTAATGCCTAGAAGGGTGGAGAGAGCTTGGAATGTTATGATCGTGGGTTATGCACGAAATGGGGAAGTGGAGATGTGTTTGGGGTTGTTGAAAGAGATGAAAGAGAGTTTGTGCCGGCCAGATCAGTGGACTTTCAGTGCTCTTATGAATGCTTGCGCGGAGGCATTGGAATTACGGTGTGGTTGCATGCTGCATGCTTTCATCATTAAAAGTGGTTGGAGCTCTTCTGCGGAGGTGAAGAACTCGGTTTTGAGTTTTTATGCTGAATTAGGTTGCCTGGGCAATGCGGTGAAGGTGTTTGAGTCCGGTGGAACTCTAACACAGGTGTCCTGGAATGCGATGATTGATATCTACATGAAACTGGGAAATACCCATGAAGCACTTCGTGTGTTTCAGCTATCCCCTGAACAGAATATTGTCTCTTGGACATCTATGATCTCAGGGTATGCAAGAAATGGACGTGGGGAAGAAGCTGCAATGTTCTTTGTTGATATGTTGAGAACTGGACTAGAACCAGATGATTTCAGTTTTGCTGCCGTCCTTCATGCATGTTCAAACTTAGCATTACTTGGATGCGGGGAAATGTTTCATGGTTGCATAATTCACTATGGTTTCCATGCATATGCGTTTATTGGGAACGGTTTGGTTAACATGTATGCTAAATGCGGGGATTTGAAAGGGTCCATCCGTGCATTCTGTGATATATTGCACAAGGATTTGGTATCTTGGAACACGATGTTGTTTGCATTTGGATTACATGGAAAAGCTATTGAAACTCTACAATTTTTTGAACAAATGGTGGTAAATGGGGTCAAACCAGATAATGTTACCTTTATCGGCTTGTTGATGGCTTGCAGCCACTCTGGATTGATAGGAGAAAGTCGTGCACTTTTTGAAACAATGCAGACAATTTATGGGCTCTCTCCTGACAAATATCATGTGGCATGCATGGTGGATATGCTTGGAAGAGGTGGTTACTTAGCTGAAGCTAAGGAACTGGCTGATAAGTATTGTTCAGTATATAATGCTAAGATCAGCTCGTGTGAAGCTCTGCTTGGAGCATGTTCTGCACATGGGGAGTTGGGATTTGGAAAATATTTGGGGGAAACGCTGAAAATAACAGAACCACATAATGAGACAAGCTATGTGTTATTGTCAAATTTGTACTGTGCAAGTGGGCAATGGAAGGAAGCTGAAATGGTTAGGAAGAGAATGGCAGATCAAGGGGTGAAGAAAATGCCTGGATGTAGTTGGATAGAAGTGAGAAACAAGGTAATGGCTTTTGTCGCAGGGAAGAATTCTGACCCATTTATGGATGACATGTATAATATACTACAgtacattgattttgaaatcaGGAATCCATACATTGTTGATATTAATTGTTGA